The region AGCGAACCACAAACCGACGATGCTCCGATCCCGACTCATCCAGGCGGCCAGCTCCGCCCAGCGAGCGTTCTCCACCAGCCAGAAGGCACTGGCGGCCAAGCAGATGACCGTGCGGGATGCCCTCAACAGTGCTTTGGACGAGGAGTTGGCCCGCGACGACCGCGTCTTCATCCTGGGCGAGGAGGTGGCCCAGTACGACGGTGCCTACAAGGTGAGCGCGTTCAGGGCCCCAGCATTTTTCCCCGTCCCCTGATTACGTAAACACCAACCAGGCGGCTCGCGCTGACAGCTGATGCAGGTGGTCAGGATGGGGGAAGTCGGAGGAGTGCGGCGGCGGCCTCTGGGGTGATATATGCGTGCTATATGTAACTGCTGATAGTGATTCCGAATGGGTCGGTGCGCGTCGGCATGCGTGATCGAAGTTGACAAGGTCACGCAGAATATGTGTGACTGTCGTCTGCTGATAATACGATGATTGCCCCATAAAGTCACGATTTGTTTACCCATCTGTGGGTGGTTCAGGTGCCGGCCAACATTTTTGGCAAATCTTTATCAATGGATTCAATTTTCAACAGAGCTTTTCCTGGTTTACAGAACATAACAACCAGTTCACCTGTTATCAGCTCGGAAAGTTTTACATTTAGGTTTTTGGAGATAAAAGGTTTATCATAGATAGTTCTTCATTACTGTCCCAATtcaagaaatattaaataaaataaatataaatattttaataataataaatattttaataaataaatgttactGTAGACATCTGTTAAGATAATTCATAGTTAAAACTATTTAGAAAGATTTAAAGACATACATTGTGAGTCGCCCTTTTATCCTAGGAAGTCTTTTCCTCCTAGGAGCATAAAAAAAGACAAGAAGCAAAGAAAGAACTCAAACTATACAAACATATCCTTCGTGAAACTAAGAAATTACACATCTAATTGATTACTTGATCACACATTTTAGGTTTCCCGTGGACTGTGGAAGAAGTATGGCGACAAGCGCGTCATCGACACGCCAATCACAGAGATGGGCTTCGCCGGCATCGCCGTTGGAGCTGCCATGGCCGGCCTGCGTCCTGTGTGCGAGTTCATGACTTGGAACTTCTCCATGCAGGCCATCGACCACGTGAGTTCCCCCATCCTATTCTTAAGAACCACTCTCCGCACTCCAGCAGTAGGCTAACTACTCATATTATCTCATTGCCAACCAAAAAGAACACGAAATCCAATCCAAATGCCCCCAAACTCCACCAGCTAGCCAACAGACCAATTCAAGTGCAAGATCGGGCCGGTGCGCTTAATGGGATAATATGGGTGGATTAGCTCCTGCCCCAAGTCATAGAACGGATCTCACTAATCCCCACCCATATTATCCGATTACGTGCAGGCAAAGATACTCGATTGCGCCAGGCCGCCAGTCGGGGATCGGCCGCTGCCAGTGAGCCGCATTATCGAGAGTCCTCGCTCCACCTGGCTGAACGAGATCAACGATATTCTGCACAGAGATCGAGTGGGCGAGGTGATTGCCCCGCCGATGGACAAGAGCAAGCCGGACAAAATGGAGGCGGCGCGCCTCATCGTTATTCGGCGGCGCAAGATGAAGAAACACAAGCTAAAGAAGCTTCGCCGCAAGATGAAGTTCGAGTGGGCCAAGGTGCGCCAACGTCGCGAGATGCGCAAGGAGAAGGCCTTTCAGGGCAAGCTGATTGCCCAGATTAAGCAGGCGGAAGCCTTCAGCGCGGAGCAGCACGTGGCCGAGATCCTGCGGCAGGCCAACGAGACACCACTGCCGCGTTTCTGGAAGGGACGCCGCCTGCCAGCATTTATCATTAAGCAGAAACTAGGCATTAAGTGAACGTCGAGACGGAGATGGAGTGGAGTGTAACCAATAAAGTCCGACTTGTATTAGCTTGAATTGGTGCATTGGCAGTTTGAGGGAGGAGGCATCCACATTGACCCGATTATCCTTACACTTATCCTTATAATCTAGACTTTTCGCAACCATATGCATATGGATTTTTCATTGTAATACCCAACCTTAGATTATCAACTCTGCCGCCAAGACCTTCTATATGTCTGCCGGTGCCGTGAACGTGCCGATTGTGTTCCGTGGTCCGAATGGAGCCGCTTCCGGAGTGGCCGCCCAGCACTCGCAGTGCTTTGCCGCCTGGTACGCCCACTGCCCCGGCCTGAAGGTCATCTCGCCGTACGATTCCGAGGATGCCCGTGGCCTGCTAAAGGCCGCCATTCGTGATCCCGATCCAGTGGTGTTCCTGGAGAACGAGCTGGTCTACGGTACAGCTTTCCCTGTGGCCGACAACGTGGCCGACAAGGACTTCGTGGTGCCCATCGGCAAGGCGAAGATTATGCGGCCGGGCAAGGACATCACCCTTGTGGCGCATTCCAAGGCGGTGGAGACATCGCTACTGGCGGCTGCCGAGCTGGCCAAGAAGGGTAGGATACGGCTGAACGACTTGGCAAGCAGATATGTAACTTTCTATTTCACTTTCCCCCCGATTCAGGCATTGAGGCCGAGGTCATCAACCTGCGCTCCATTCGTCCCCTGGACACGGCTACCATCTTCGCCTCCGTTCGAAAGACCCACCACTTGGTCACCGTGGAGAACGGCTGGCCCCAGCACGGTATGTGAGGAGCACATCTTGTAAAATAGGACTGTCTTCTAATTCTTGTGATTTGTTAGGCGTTGGAGCTGAGATCTGCGCCCGCATTATGGAGGACCAGACCTTCTTCGAGCTGGACGCCCCCGTGTGGCGTTGCGCTGGAGTGGATGTGCCCATGCCATATGCCAAGACGTTGGAGGCGCATGCCCTGCCCCGAGTGCAGGATGTGGTGGAGGCGACCCTCAAGGTTCTGGGCGGCAAGGCGGGCAAGGCCGTGGCCGCCGCCAAGTAGGGATTTACGTCTAGCCGCACGATTAGTACCCCGAGCTAACTAAATTTACAGTCCTCATCGAAACGCTGCCTCTGGTCTAACCGAGCTGCCCCCAAAATAGTGCACCGAACAGGAAATTGAATGATTTGGAAATTAAGCAGCACCGATTAAgggttttgtttctttttcgaAAATTCTAGTTTAATTATTTGGTTATAGAAATCTCTTGTGAAATTAAacgaaaacatttaaatacgTCAAAGTGGGTTTTTAATGGGTAACAAGGTTTTTATCATAACTatgttcattttgaaaatggCGCGCAACTATTGGAGCCCTCGTAAGCAAGAACCGTTTTCCAACACTGACTTCACCCACACTCTCTCTAGAGCTGCGCAACACTGGCCGATACTTCGATCTGCGATAAacgattaaataaaattaacaataacaatacaaTATAATAGATACAACAAATAAATGCGATGCTCTGGCTGTAATGGCAAATAGCTCCAGCTCCGACGAAAGCTGTAAGGCCCCCGACAACTTCCGCATCTCGAGCGCCTCCACGACTGGCGAGGACGAGGAGTCCAGCGATGTCGCAGGATACACAACGAAGCGCAGGCAAACGGCGAAGGAGGTGTTAAAGGATGCGAGCGCCAAGGATGCGGGCGCCACCACGGGAGCAGGCCCCCATATGCGGTGCCCACTGTGCCACAGCTGCAGCGCCAGTCGCTTCCACTGTCGCAATTGCGTCAGAAACGGAAACATTACTCACAGCCAGGCGGAGAGGCCCGAAAGGTTTGCTGCCCACCTTATCTGATTAACGCATGTAATCTTCATCGATCTTACAATATTCCAGCCTTACGGAGAAACAGCAGCGCTACATCAACCTGCAGGCGGGCCTCAAAAGCTTCAGCACGCGCTACGAACGCCTCATCGAGCAGCACCGCTCCAATGAGGATCGCCTGATGGCCATCAAGGCCAAGCGAAAGCAGCTGGAGCTTCTCCAGCAACTTATCTCCGGCACGGACAAGAGACTGCGCGTCCTGGGCGAACGGCGGGATGAACTGCGTCGTGCCAATGCCGAGAAGCGGAAGAACCTACCCAAGTACCCGGAAAAGGTCAAGATGCTCGAGGATTACGTGCTGGACCGAGTGGAGAAGATCGAGAAACTAAGAGAGACCCATTTGGGACTCCTCGACAGCATCAAGCAGGCTGCGCGACGGAGCATACAGCAGCTGGTCACCTATGTATTTCCCATATCCGAGGTTGTGCTCAAGGAGGAGCAACAGCGGCGGGCCAGCGTGGAGCGCAGCGAGGAGGCGGAAACCATAGCAGCACTGGCCGATGCCAAGAATACATCGTACATACGCGGTAAATGGGTCTTCCACGGCAGCGGGATCAGTGAAGTGCAATACAGGATTGTGGGTCCTTCTCTGCCCGCCAATGGGGACTACACCGCCTACCTGGACTGGCTGGCGGACAACAAGGATGATGTGCCGAAGGCCACAGCCAACGAGATTACGCCGAGTCGGTTCGAAGCCTACCGTATTGTGGGCGGTCTAACATACACGGCGCAGCTGACACAGTTGCTCAGCTTCTACCTGAACGTGCGGCTGCCGCACAAGATCGCCTACGGGGACTTCTGCCGTAAGCTGCTGAACGAGGAGCAGTTCCGGCGCAAGATTTCGCGGCTCAACTCGAACATTATGTATCTGGCCTACACGCAGCAGGTCAAACTGCGCGCGCTCATCGAGCAGCACACATTGGAGAACCTACTGGCCATCCTCGATCTTGAGCGTAGCGATCTAGGTCGATTCGGCCACCTGGATGTGACTAATGCGCCGCTGATGAAGTCCGTGGATTCCCTGCTAATCGGCATTGAAACGGCCACGGAGTCCGAGTCCGAGGGTGAGTCCATATTTACAAGTGTTTATCGTTTAAGTAAATAAGCTTTGGTCGATCAATCACAGATAGTAAAGTCCGGTTTTCATTATCTAATCAGATAGTTTCCCTTTCCTCTTTTAAGTATGTCAAACTGCTATCTAACAACTGTTCTACTCGGTTTTCCAGATGAACACTCCTTGCGCATGGACTGGGAGGCGGTGCCCAGTCTTACCCCGCAGCCGGAACTGGCGGATCCCAACCTGATGCCGGCAGCCAACCAGCAGTCCACCATCGCCTTCGTGCGCATGGCGGCCACGTCGGTGCTGCGCTGGATCAAGTGATTCCAGGACCAACCACCCGCCCGATAGTCCGGCTATATCATCATCAGGCACGTGTGTTATCTTTTACAAATTAGGCTAAGCTATTGTTTCTGTGACAGTGCGTCGGAGTTCTCTGGCAGTCGCTGGTTTTAGCGTTATATTTTGGTTTACAGAACTAATTTTGTATCAACTCTAtaaacatatacatatattcgCTGTGTGTAAAGAAGGAGCTCGTTTTGATTTACTTTTATTACATAACTTATTCgcctttatttaataaaatggttctctataaataaatatatatatataaatttgctTTATTAATGTTTGCAAAGTACACTGACTTAGTAGGTAAACGACTCAATgagaaaacaataataaaactgGTGCAAATGATTGGAAGGCAGACACAGCTGCGAATGAAACCTACCTAGAACCAGCCCTAGAATCTTAGATTAGAATCGCAAGGGAACGAGCTGAGTGACCCTAGCTACATGAACTTTGTGGGCAGTTGTTGCGTGGGCGGGTGAGCAGCTCCAGTCGTGGTCACCACATCGCCGGCAGCGGTCGGTTGCGGCAGGCTGGGCTTAACAAATACTTGTGGCAGTGAATTGGCAGAGGCTCCCACCTGAGCGGCTGACACGGACATCGATCCGTTGGCCAGTAGGTCGTAGCGCGGCGAGGCGTGGCTCATCGTGGAGAGCACGATGGCGGCGGCCATCGCCTCCTGATTGTAGAAGGCCGTCACTGCAGCCGGAATTGGCTGCTGTGCGACCGGACCCGATTGTCATTGGCGCGAGGGCGTGCTCGGTGCAGAGGATCCCATGCCTCCGGTTGCGCCCTTGACGCTGTTCGGCGAGAAGGCCGCCTGAATTAACTGCTTCTCCATCTCCTTGAGAGATGACATGGTCTTCATTATATGTGGATCGGTGAGATCATACACTGGACCCAGGGTTCTGGGGCTATTGTAGATGTACATGTTATTCGCGCTGAAGCCCAGGGATCCGTTAACCTGACCCACGGCTCCTAGGGACGATCGCCCCCTGTTCTGGGTCTTGCTCTTGGGTTTTGGCAGGGCTTTCTTTTGCAGCTTCGAGGCGGGAAAAACGCCCACGATCTCCACGCCATCCGACTCACTGCTGCTCTCCCTGCCCACGGGTGTGGTCTGGGCAGCCTTGGAGGTGGATG is a window of Drosophila biarmipes strain raj3 chromosome 3R, RU_DBia_V1.1, whole genome shotgun sequence DNA encoding:
- the LOC108026287 gene encoding beclin 1-associated autophagy-related key regulator — encoded protein: MANSSSSDESCKAPDNFRISSASTTGEDEESSDVAGYTTKRRQTAKEVLKDASAKDAGATTGAGPHMRCPLCHSCSASRFHCRNCVRNGNITHSQAERPESLTEKQQRYINLQAGLKSFSTRYERLIEQHRSNEDRLMAIKAKRKQLELLQQLISGTDKRLRVLGERRDELRRANAEKRKNLPKYPEKVKMLEDYVLDRVEKIEKLRETHLGLLDSIKQAARRSIQQLVTYVFPISEVVLKEEQQRRASVERSEEAETIAALADAKNTSYIRGKWVFHGSGISEVQYRIVGPSLPANGDYTAYLDWLADNKDDVPKATANEITPSRFEAYRIVGGLTYTAQLTQLLSFYLNVRLPHKIAYGDFCRKLLNEEQFRRKISRLNSNIMYLAYTQQVKLRALIEQHTLENLLAILDLERSDLGRFGHLDVTNAPLMKSVDSLLIGIETATESESEDEHSLRMDWEAVPSLTPQPELADPNLMPAANQQSTIAFVRMAATSVLRWIK
- the LOC108026423 gene encoding uncharacterized protein LOC108026423 isoform X2; its protein translation is MLRSRLIQAASSAQRAFSTSQKALAAKQMTVRDALNSALDEELARDDRVFILGEEVAQYDGAYKVSRGLWKKYGDKRVIDTPITEMGFAGIAVGAAMAGLRPVCEFMTWNFSMQAIDHAKILDCARPPVGDRPLPVSRIIESPRSTWLNEINDILHRDRVGEVIAPPMDKSKPDKMEAARLIVIRRRKMKKHKLKKLRRKMKFEWAKVRQRREMRKEKAFQGKLIAQIKQAEAFSAEQHVAEILRQANETPLPRFWKGRRLPAFIIKQKLGIK
- the LOC108026423 gene encoding pyruvate dehydrogenase E1 component subunit beta, mitochondrial isoform X1, translating into MLRSRLIQAASSAQRAFSTSQKALAAKQMTVRDALNSALDEELARDDRVFILGEEVAQYDGAYKVSRGLWKKYGDKRVIDTPITEMGFAGIAVGAAMAGLRPVCEFMTWNFSMQAIDHIINSAAKTFYMSAGAVNVPIVFRGPNGAASGVAAQHSQCFAAWYAHCPGLKVISPYDSEDARGLLKAAIRDPDPVVFLENELVYGTAFPVADNVADKDFVVPIGKAKIMRPGKDITLVAHSKAVETSLLAAAELAKKGIEAEVINLRSIRPLDTATIFASVRKTHHLVTVENGWPQHGVGAEICARIMEDQTFFELDAPVWRCAGVDVPMPYAKTLEAHALPRVQDVVEATLKVLGGKAGKAVAAAK